A genomic region of Barnesiella viscericola DSM 18177 contains the following coding sequences:
- the carB gene encoding carbamoyl-phosphate synthase (glutamine-hydrolyzing) large subunit translates to MNQEEIKKIKKVLLLGSGALKIGEAGEFDYSGSQALKALKEEGITTVLINPNIATVQTSEGVADKIYFLPVTPYFVERVIQKEKPDGILLAFGGQTALNCGVQLYQAGTLEKYNVQVLGTPVQAIMDTEDRELFVKKLDEIDVKTIKSEAVNSIEDAAQAAAELGYPIIIRAAYALGGLGSGFCDNEEELRIKAEKALSFSPQILVEKSLKGWKEIEYEVVRDRYDNCITVCNMENFDPLGIHTGESIVVAPSQTLTNSEYHKLRELAIRIIRHIGIVGECNVQYAFDPKSEDYRVIEVNARLSRSSALASKATGYPLAFVAAKLGLGYGLFDLKNSVTKETSAFFEPALDYIVCKIPRWDLGKFQGVDRELGSSMKSVGEVMAIGRTFEEAIQKGLRMIGQGMHGFVENKELVIPNIDKSLHEPTDKRIFVISKAMRAGYTVDQIHELTKIDCWFLQKLMNIVRTAHDLEELDESITSAENPEKYYDLMRRAKIQGFSDFQIARAIWKEKMEDCHMQWVRQFRKSLGIVPVVKQIDTLAAEYPAQTNYLYLTYSGIANDVKYLGDRKSIVVLGSGAYRIGSSVEFDWCGVQALNTIRKEGYRSVMINYNPETVSTDYDMCDRLYFDELTFERVMDILELENPHGVILSTGGQIPNNLATRLDEQHVSILGTTADSIDNAEDRHKFSSMLDSLGIDQPRWRELTSLADIYDFVKEVGYPVLVRPSYVLSGAAMNVCSNNAELEQFLQLAANVSKKHPVVVSEFIQHAKEIEMDAVARNGEIIIYAISEHIEFAGVHSGDATIQFPPQKLYVETVRRIKKVAGQIAQALNISGPFNIQFLAKNNDIKVIECNLRASRSFPFVSKVLKINFIELATKVMMGLPVEKPGKNEFDLDYVGIKASQFSFSRLQKADPVLGVDMASTGEVGCLGLDTSEAILKAMLSVGYQIPKKNILLSTGTAKQKADMLEAAQLLHEKGYNLFATGGTHQFLTDNGIPAVKVYWPSESDHEPQALEMLHNKQIDLVVNIPKNLTQKELDNGYKIRRAAIDFNIPLITNARLASAFIEAFCSLNIDDIQIKSWDEYK, encoded by the coding sequence ATGAACCAAGAAGAGATCAAAAAAATAAAGAAAGTACTGTTGTTGGGCTCCGGAGCCTTGAAAATAGGTGAAGCCGGCGAATTTGACTATTCCGGGTCGCAAGCCTTGAAAGCCCTTAAAGAGGAAGGCATCACGACGGTTTTGATCAACCCCAACATCGCTACGGTGCAGACGTCGGAGGGTGTAGCCGACAAGATTTATTTCCTGCCGGTAACCCCCTACTTTGTCGAGCGGGTCATCCAAAAGGAGAAACCCGACGGTATTCTGTTAGCCTTCGGCGGACAGACGGCTCTTAACTGCGGTGTACAACTCTATCAGGCCGGCACGCTCGAAAAGTATAACGTGCAGGTGCTGGGCACACCAGTACAGGCTATCATGGACACCGAGGACCGCGAACTCTTTGTCAAAAAGCTCGATGAAATCGATGTGAAGACCATCAAGAGCGAGGCCGTCAACTCCATAGAAGATGCCGCCCAAGCGGCTGCCGAACTGGGCTACCCCATCATCATTCGGGCTGCCTACGCCCTGGGAGGCTTGGGCAGTGGTTTCTGCGACAACGAAGAGGAGCTGCGCATCAAGGCCGAAAAGGCCCTGTCGTTCTCGCCCCAAATTCTGGTAGAGAAATCGCTCAAAGGCTGGAAAGAGATCGAATACGAGGTGGTGCGCGACCGCTACGACAACTGCATCACGGTATGTAACATGGAGAATTTCGACCCGCTGGGAATCCACACGGGCGAAAGTATCGTGGTGGCACCGTCGCAAACGCTCACCAACAGCGAATATCACAAACTGCGCGAACTGGCCATACGCATCATTCGTCACATCGGTATCGTGGGCGAGTGCAACGTACAATATGCCTTCGATCCCAAGTCGGAAGACTACCGGGTAATCGAGGTGAATGCCCGATTGAGCCGCTCGTCGGCCCTCGCCTCGAAAGCCACGGGTTATCCGCTGGCCTTTGTTGCCGCCAAACTGGGATTGGGTTACGGTCTGTTCGACTTGAAAAACTCGGTAACCAAAGAGACCAGCGCCTTCTTCGAGCCGGCACTCGACTACATTGTCTGCAAGATACCCCGCTGGGACTTGGGTAAGTTTCAGGGCGTAGACCGCGAACTGGGTTCGAGCATGAAATCGGTCGGCGAGGTCATGGCTATCGGCCGCACCTTCGAGGAGGCTATCCAGAAAGGTCTGCGCATGATTGGTCAGGGCATGCACGGCTTCGTAGAGAATAAGGAACTGGTGATTCCCAACATCGACAAATCGCTGCACGAGCCTACCGACAAACGTATCTTTGTCATCAGTAAGGCCATGCGTGCCGGTTATACGGTAGACCAGATTCACGAACTGACCAAAATCGACTGCTGGTTCCTGCAAAAACTGATGAACATCGTGCGCACGGCTCACGACTTGGAAGAGCTTGACGAGTCGATTACCAGCGCCGAGAATCCCGAGAAATACTACGACCTCATGCGTAGGGCCAAGATACAGGGCTTCTCCGATTTCCAGATCGCCCGTGCCATCTGGAAAGAGAAGATGGAAGACTGCCACATGCAGTGGGTGCGCCAGTTCCGCAAATCGCTGGGCATCGTCCCCGTGGTAAAACAAATCGACACGCTGGCTGCCGAATATCCGGCCCAGACCAACTATCTGTATCTGACTTACAGCGGTATCGCCAACGACGTGAAATACCTGGGCGACCGCAAGTCGATTGTGGTACTGGGCTCGGGAGCCTACCGCATCGGCTCCTCGGTAGAGTTCGACTGGTGCGGCGTGCAGGCTTTGAATACCATTCGCAAAGAGGGTTACCGCAGCGTGATGATCAACTACAACCCCGAGACGGTATCAACCGACTACGACATGTGCGACCGGCTCTATTTCGACGAGCTGACCTTCGAACGGGTGATGGATATTCTCGAACTCGAAAATCCTCACGGCGTAATCCTCTCGACCGGTGGACAGATACCCAACAACCTGGCCACGCGCCTCGACGAGCAACACGTGAGCATACTGGGTACGACGGCCGACAGTATCGACAACGCCGAAGACCGTCACAAATTCTCGTCGATGCTCGACTCGCTGGGTATCGACCAGCCCCGCTGGCGCGAGCTGACCTCGTTGGCCGACATCTACGACTTCGTGAAAGAGGTGGGCTATCCCGTGCTGGTGCGCCCCTCTTACGTACTCTCGGGAGCTGCCATGAACGTCTGCTCGAACAATGCCGAGCTGGAACAGTTCCTGCAACTGGCCGCCAACGTATCGAAGAAACACCCGGTTGTTGTCAGCGAGTTTATCCAACATGCCAAAGAGATTGAGATGGACGCTGTGGCCCGCAATGGCGAAATCATCATCTACGCCATATCGGAGCACATCGAGTTTGCCGGTGTACACTCGGGCGACGCCACCATACAGTTCCCGCCGCAAAAGCTCTATGTCGAGACCGTGCGACGCATCAAGAAGGTAGCCGGGCAGATAGCTCAGGCGCTCAACATATCGGGCCCCTTCAACATCCAGTTCCTGGCCAAGAACAACGACATCAAGGTAATCGAGTGCAACCTGCGAGCTTCGCGTAGCTTCCCGTTCGTATCGAAGGTTTTGAAAATCAACTTCATCGAACTGGCCACGAAGGTGATGATGGGACTGCCGGTAGAAAAACCGGGCAAGAACGAGTTCGACCTCGACTATGTGGGCATCAAAGCCTCGCAATTCTCCTTCTCCCGCTTGCAGAAGGCCGACCCTGTGCTGGGTGTCGACATGGCCTCGACCGGCGAGGTAGGCTGTCTGGGACTCGACACGAGCGAAGCCATCTTGAAAGCCATGCTCTCGGTCGGCTACCAGATTCCCAAAAAGAATATCCTGCTCTCAACCGGTACCGCCAAACAGAAGGCCGATATGCTCGAAGCCGCACAGCTCCTGCATGAGAAGGGATACAACCTATTTGCCACGGGCGGAACGCACCAGTTCCTCACCGACAACGGTATCCCGGCCGTGAAGGTCTACTGGCCCAGCGAGAGCGATCACGAACCTCAGGCCTTGGAGATGCTGCACAACAAGCAGATTGACCTGGTGGTGAACATTCCCAAGAATCTGACGCAAAAGGAGCTCGACAACGGCTACAAGATACGTCGTGCAGCCATCGACTTCAACATTCCGCTTATCACCAACGCCCGGTTGGCTTCGGCCTTTATCGAGGCTTTTTGCAGCTTGAATATCGAC
- the carA gene encoding glutamine-hydrolyzing carbamoyl-phosphate synthase small subunit: protein MQTTKKASLILDDGTVFVGKSFGYEKPVAGEVVFNTAMTGYPESLTDPSYSGQILVTTYPLIGNYGVPRREKVNGLSRFYESEKIHVEALVVSDYSFEYSHWNADKSLADWLKEEQVVGIYDIDTRELTKRLREHGSMKGKIVIDGGEDIEFVDPNLSNLVAKVSCKEVIRYGNGQKKVVLVDCGVKHNIIRCLLKRDVTVIRVPWDYDFNTLDYDGLFISNGPGDPDMCGITVEHIRQAMSGIKPIFGICMGNQLLSKAGGARTYKLKYGHRSHNQPVRQVGTNRCFITSQNHGFAVDNSTLGADWEPLFINMNDGTNEGIRHKSKPYFSAQFHPEAASGPTDTEFLFDEFVKLL, encoded by the coding sequence ATGCAAACAACAAAAAAGGCTTCTCTAATCCTTGATGACGGTACCGTATTTGTCGGGAAATCATTTGGCTACGAAAAACCTGTTGCCGGTGAGGTCGTCTTCAACACTGCCATGACGGGCTACCCCGAAAGTTTGACCGACCCCTCCTACTCCGGACAAATCTTAGTGACTACCTATCCACTTATCGGAAACTACGGAGTACCTCGACGGGAAAAGGTGAATGGATTGTCGCGATTCTATGAATCGGAGAAAATTCATGTCGAAGCGTTGGTCGTATCGGACTACTCGTTTGAATACAGTCACTGGAACGCCGATAAAAGTCTGGCCGACTGGTTGAAAGAAGAACAAGTAGTCGGCATCTACGACATCGACACCCGCGAGTTGACCAAGCGATTGAGAGAGCATGGTTCCATGAAAGGGAAAATCGTCATCGACGGTGGCGAAGACATCGAGTTTGTCGACCCCAACCTCTCCAATCTGGTGGCCAAAGTGAGCTGCAAAGAGGTGATCCGATATGGGAACGGGCAGAAAAAAGTTGTTCTGGTCGATTGTGGCGTCAAGCACAACATTATCCGCTGCCTGCTCAAACGCGATGTGACCGTGATTCGCGTACCCTGGGATTACGATTTCAACACGCTCGACTACGACGGGCTGTTTATCTCCAACGGTCCGGGCGACCCCGACATGTGTGGCATTACCGTAGAACACATACGCCAGGCCATGAGCGGAATCAAACCCATCTTCGGCATCTGCATGGGGAACCAGTTGCTGTCGAAGGCCGGAGGAGCCCGTACCTACAAGCTCAAATATGGCCACCGCAGTCACAACCAGCCGGTGCGTCAGGTGGGCACGAACCGCTGCTTCATCACCTCGCAGAATCACGGCTTTGCCGTAGACAACTCGACCCTCGGTGCCGATTGGGAACCGCTCTTCATTAATATGAACGACGGGACCAACGAGGGTATTCGTCACAAATCGAAACCCTACTTCTCGGCCCAGTTCCACCCCGAAGCCGCCAGTGGTCCTACCGATACCGAATTCTTATTCGACGAATTTGTAAAACTGTTGTAA
- the dapF gene encoding diaminopimelate epimerase translates to MRFTKMQGAGNDYIYLNGFEKLPADLGSLARQMSDRHFGIGSDGLVIIMPSDSCDFRMRMFNSDGSEAEMCGNASRCVGKYVYDKGLTTKKELTLETLAGVKHLTLHTQNGTVEQVTVDMGEPILSAPEIPVNLSDSPVIAHPLEVEGETFAITCVSMGNPHAVIFLDGMDRYDLHHIGSLIEHHELFPRRTNVEFVEVQSPQDLRMRVWERGAGETLACGTGACATLVAAVLNGRSDRRATLHLLGGDLSIEWREQNNRIYMTGGAVTVFEGEWPDVK, encoded by the coding sequence ATGAGATTCACAAAAATGCAAGGGGCAGGCAATGATTATATTTACCTGAATGGATTTGAAAAATTGCCGGCCGATTTGGGCAGTTTGGCCCGACAAATGAGTGACCGGCATTTTGGAATAGGTTCCGATGGATTGGTAATCATCATGCCTTCCGACAGTTGCGATTTTCGCATGCGCATGTTCAACTCCGATGGGTCGGAGGCCGAGATGTGCGGGAATGCCTCACGCTGCGTGGGCAAATATGTATATGACAAGGGTCTGACTACGAAAAAGGAACTGACACTCGAAACTCTGGCCGGGGTAAAACACCTCACACTACATACACAGAACGGTACAGTAGAACAGGTGACTGTCGATATGGGAGAGCCCATCTTGTCGGCCCCCGAAATTCCGGTGAATCTTTCCGACAGTCCCGTTATCGCTCACCCGTTGGAGGTCGAGGGAGAGACGTTTGCCATCACTTGCGTGTCGATGGGCAATCCGCACGCTGTCATTTTTCTCGATGGAATGGACCGTTACGACCTGCATCACATCGGTTCGCTCATCGAGCATCACGAGCTCTTCCCTCGTCGCACCAACGTGGAGTTTGTCGAGGTACAGTCGCCGCAAGACCTGAGGATGCGGGTTTGGGAACGTGGCGCCGGTGAGACATTGGCCTGTGGAACCGGGGCTTGCGCTACGCTGGTAGCTGCCGTGCTCAACGGCCGGAGCGACCGTCGGGCTACACTGCATCTGCTGGGAGGTGACCTCTCCATCGAGTGGCGCGAACAGAACAATCGAATTTACATGACCGGCGGCGCCGTCACCGTCTTTGAAGGGGAATGGCCCGACGTCAAATAA